GGAAAGCGGCGAAGGAGTATAATACGAGAATAGATCAGCCGGCGTGGGTACGCTGGATATTTCTTGCTCAGCAACCGGTGTTGCAAACGGATCGAGCTGTAACCCGATTGTGTTCAGATAAGTCTGCCGCGCAGGCACTGGCAGCATAATCGCTCCACGAGGTACTTCAAAGGTCGAAATGGCGAGCCATGGACTAGGTTGATAAATGACTCATTGAATCATCAATAGCCATCAACACAAGAGAGTATTTCAATCGTTCGGGCACAGATTATACTACAAGTGGAAATCAAAATGGGGGAAAAAGGCACTAGAGGATTACACGTTGCTGTCACAACGATTACGCGTGTCTGACACAACCGTGTCATGAGTCTTTGACGCCATCTACCCAGTAGCCCTCATCCCTACGATTTTGAAGATAGATCGGCTGTTTAGGATCGGGTTCGATCACTTTCCTTATTCTTCGTGCGAGCGTGTGGACATTGCCCTTTGAACCGGCAACATCATTGAGTTGCGGATCTTCCAAATCGAATGCTTTGCCCGGAGTTTGACACAAGGTCTGAAGAAATCTGAATGGTTGCACATCGAGCGGGATGAACTTGGGACCACGCCAGACGCCGCGGTGAGTTGGTACCGGATCAGGACGCAGTTGCAAGCATTTTCGAAAATACTCGCGTTTCACTTCGTCGAAGTGAAGCACATCGAGGGGAAGGGAGTACTGGGAAGCGAATTGCAACAGTACTTGCGCGAGTCCGACCCAAGCCGACGGCACGGGTTCTTCAAATTCCTCATCCACTATCTCGGCAAGGCGTTTCGACATGCGCTGGGTCATCAATTCGCCAATCGTTTGAATTGCTCCATTCGTCGAAACGCGGATATGCCGGTTTGCGATCTCGATGGACTGCTCCTCAGTCCATTGCAGGGGAACGATCGCGACGCGTCCGCGCGTTCTGGCTCTGAGTTTGTCATCGCACAAATGCGCTGGTAATGCGGCGATCAGCGTCAGCCCTGGGTGGTGCATCAGCTCTAGCCAAGTGACCAGATGTTCCAGGTTTTCCATCTGAGTTTGCGACAACACATGCTCCACGTCTGAAAAGATCAAGACTTGCTGGAGACCTAATCGGCGACTCACTCCGAGGAGTTCCTCGATTTGTCCCTGGATGTCCAACGTCTCGGTGTCTGTATGATAAATATCTTCAAAGAGAACATCGCGCATCATCTGCGCGTGATCGTCCGACATTCCATCCAGCCAGCGAGAGTACGCGCGTCTGCCGGTGAATTTTTCGATGAGCCAACGTAAAAACTCGCGTTGCGTCGTAGAAAGAGAGTCTAGTTTATCTGGCGCGTCGCCAAGAATTTTCTGGAGGGCAAGCGAGGCAAGTGACATAATCTGACTTAGATGGTTGCCGTCTTTCTTGATGACGTTCTGCGCGCCGGGCCAAGCCGAAGAAGCATAGCGCAACACAAGGGCGGTTTGGCGCGCGTGCCGCTCCAGGGCATCCAATACAACCGACCTGCCACTACCCATACTGCCGGTGATCAGACGCCAGTGGGCTTGGCTAGAGAGAACACTCTCCACCGGGTTTGGCAGATAGCATTCCTGCCACCAACGCTCGTTCTCTTCGTCAGACCGCGATGCGCTGGGCGCAAAAGTCCAATTCGCAAATGCTAGCGGCATTTTACCTTGTTCTCCGCTTCGCGCAATACATTTTCGGTAATTCGTCCATTCAGTGGATTGGATTGTGCAATTGCATTCCACAATCGGATAAAGCAACCGGGATTGTAATCGGCGGCTTGAATCATTTTTTGAAACGCATCACCCTGAAACAAATCGTCGAGTTGGGTATGAATTCCGAAGGCATTGCAGAATCGCTCAAAACGCCAGTGGATCATTTTTTCAAAATCGTCCCGTGTCTCTGTCTTACGCCAATGCAGTTCTTCAAAAGTGATTTGTCCGTCCAGAGATTTTTTGAGCGGCATACTCAAACTAGGAGTTGGGTCTTCGGGAACAAAGATTCTGATGACTATATCGGCGGCAGTCCATTGCTGTAAATTTGGTAATAGGGATTTGGTAAACCACTCGATCCATCCGAACCCCTCGACATCTAAGACTAGCCAGACGCCTTTGCCAAATCCCAACGAATGGGCACATTGTTTCAGTGCTTGGATCCACTGAGAATGGAACAAGGCACGATCAGACAGCGGAACTTGGATTTGTTCTTTGAGGAGACGCAATTGTATTGAGACTTCGCTCTCCCACAGTTTCCGTTGTGCAAGATCTCTAGCAGTATCCAACCATTTCATTTGTTGAGAAGAGAGGAAGCCGATCTCTGCCAAAGCGATTTCTTTGCCCAAGTAAGTCGCACAAAACTGCGCAATCAAACTGCGCTCATCTTGTCCGAGTGGACTGAGCCAGGTTGGATGGATGCACACAAACTCAAGAATTCTTTTAGCAAATTCTGCTTGAATCTCAGGTAGTTGAGGCAATCCGCGCAGGTAGCAAACGAGAACCTCTTTCTCGGCGGTGTATTTTCCCAATCCGAGTGCCAGTGCCGTCCTTCCAGTGCCTTCCAAGCCCCAGACTCCTTTTGGACGAATCCCAGTTTGCATTTGTTGCTGCAAAGGATGATCGTTCCAGAAAGAGCCTGTCGAGGAAAACAAAAGCGACTCTTCTTCCTCAGCAGTAGGATTGGGAAAAGGGTTGGCATTTCTGAGTCTGTTTCCGATTGTGTCAGGGAGAAATAATTCTTCTTGACGTATTGGATTAGGGCGCGTGGGCCAACTACGCGATTGAATCGGATCAACTTGCATTTCAACACGCGCCTTTGCCATCGCTGTTTCAATGAGTTCGGCAGGAGCGTGACCGTACAATCTTCGAATGTAATTCAGTAGAGAAATCGCATCTATCTTACCTTGACTTTTCGCATACAATATAGAATGCGCTGTTTCTTCGCCCCACGTTGGCAACAGTTGTTCGAGTATCTCATTGTTTAACTTGCCATGCGTAATATCCATGAGTTGCTGCATGCGTTGCAAATCAGTTTGTGAAACGTGCTCTTCTGATGCTAGCTGCTTTAGCTTTTCAAATGTCTCACTTGCTTTGATAGCTTCGCGCTTTCGCAGGTACGTTCGGAAATCTTCTAGTTGTGTTTCGGCGAGTTGTTTGTCCTTGTCTGATTTTTCTTCAGCGAGTTTCTTGTTTTTATCTCGCAGATTCTGAATCTGCGTATAGGACCAAACAACGGCAGAAAAAAGTGCCGCCGCCAAAAAAATCAGTGGGCTTTTGTCGCTCTTTTCGTTGTTGACAAAATCGCGAAGCGCCGCCGCGAAAGTTGTTTCGACTTCCAGTCCTAGTTTTTGCTCAGTTCCGATAGCGGGCGAAATGACGATTGCCTGCGGAGTTGAAATGCACCGGAAAGTTGCTTTGATTAGCATGATTCGGAATATGTCATCTGCCCGGAAAGAGAATGGATTGCACGTTGCTTTCTGTGCGTTTACAATTGCCACGGATGACATCTGGGATTCCGTCGTTGAGGCAGGAAACGTAATTGACGTGGCCAGGGGAGCCAATTGAGAATTTGGCGAAATGAATCGCAGTAGCTGGGAAACTGCTACTGTAATAGTCAGTGTATCGGTAGCGGTAATCGAAGGAGGTCGCGTGAAAGTGAGCGTTCTGGGTTTGCTATCCGCCAGAATGACTGCCGGGTAGTCTACTTGAAGTGTTTCGCTGTTGTTCAGGGGGATAGACTTGGTGAGTACAAGCGCGGCTCCGCTGGGCCAACCCAGTAAGACAATGCTCCAGACTGCTACAAATAACAAAGCCACTAGAGTAATGAGCAATACAAACAAGGAGAAAACTCGTTCAAGAGCCGGCGCGCGTGGGATGTTCATAAGCCCTCAGGATTCTCAAGCGCATCATCTTGGATTCCGTTGCTACTTGCTCTATCTCTATTCTACCACAACTCTCTCAAAAATACGATTCAAAACCAGGACTGGGGTGTGGTGTCGCGTGCGTTTACTAATTCTCAACGCTCCGTATCCTGCTCTCCCATCGCCGCGTGCAAACTGACTTCACTTAATCCGCGATACGCGCGCGCGAACAGCACGATGAAATCCACCTTGCTGTCGCGCCAAAACCCCGGCGCGCCCAATCGCTTGACGGGTGCCGCATCTACGGTGGGCGCTTCGATGCGAACCTGGAAATCGGCGAGGTCTTGCTCCGCCTCCCAGAATCGGTCGAGATATTTTTCGAGCGGAATCACCGGCTCGACTGGGACGCGCGGTTTGCGCGTCGTTTCTTGCGCCGACTCGCTTTCGGGTTCGGGCGCGGAGCGGCGCGCACGCAGCATCGCGATGATTTCATCCTTGCTTTTGCCACGCAGTCGGAAGAGCAAAAACGGGTCGGCATCGAATTGCTCGCCGAGCAGATAGTACACTGCCGCGATATGCTTGCAGGGATTTGACCAATCGGGGCACGAGCACTCGGTTTCCAAATCGCCTTTCGACGCGGGAAACAAATTCACCTTCGCCGATGCAAATGCTTCTTCAATATTCTGCGGCATCTCGCCGGATAAAAGTTTCGCGGCAAAGATCGCTTGCTCTGCCATTGCATCGGCGACGCGATTCCAGTCCTTGTCCGACAGCGGCTTGATGGCGACTTGCACTTGATACGGCTTGGGCATACTGCCCTGCACGCGCGAGTCCACGCGACCTGGCTTGATGTCGAGATTCAACACTTGTCCACTGCGCGCGTACGATCTGCCGCGCGCCAAGCGTCCCGAGTCCACCAGACGTTCGAGCGCGGTGAGCCACTTGCTCGCCCACCAGGTCTTGCCGAATTGTCTACCGCTTTGCGCCTTGATCCCATTTGCCTGCCGGCGCGGTTTCGATTTTGGATACCAGCCCCAGTAGCCCATATCAACCCCGTTTGGAAGTTGGTGGTTAGAAACTGGATGTTGGACAAGCCGCATTCCAATCTCCAACCTTCTAATTTCCAACTTCTAACTTCCAATTTCTAATCTCCAACTTCTGCCCTCAACACAAACAATTCGCGCAATTGCTCCGTCGTCATCTCGGTGATCCACGCTTCGCTCGTGCCGACGATACTTTCCGCGAGCACCTTTTTGCGTTCGATCATCGCGTCAATCTTTTCCTCGAAGGTGCCCGCGCACAAATACTTGTGCACTTGTACGTTTTTCGTTTGCCCAATGCGAAACGCGCGGTCGGTCGCCTGGTTCTCCACCGCGGGGTTCCACCAGCGATCAAAATGGAACACGTGGTTCGCGCGCATCAGATTCAATCCCGTACCGCCCGCTTTGATCGAGAGAATAAAAATCAGCGGTCCGTTCGGATCGTCCTGAAAGCGTTCGATCATTTTCGTGCGTGCCTTTGCCGGGACGCCGCCGTGCAAGAACAAAACTTCATCGCCGAATGTTTCTTGCAAGTACGCTTTGAGCAGCGTGCCCATCTCCGCAAACTGTGTGAAGATGAGCGCGCGATCTTTGACGGCGCGCACTTCGTCGAGCATCTCGCTCAAACGGGCGAGCTTGCCGCTCCGTCCGACGAGCGCGCTCCCATCACCCAGGAATTGCGCGGGATGATTGCACACCTGTTTCAATTTCATCAGCGTCGCCAACACGATGCCGCGCCGGTTGATGCCTTCGGCTTCTTCGATCCGCTTGAGCGAATCGCGCACGACGGCTTCGTAAAGTGTCGCCTGCTCTTTTGTCAAATTGCAGAATACTTTCATCTCGTTCTTTTGCGGCAGATCGCTAATGACGTTCGGATCGGTTTTCACGCGGCGGAGAATGAATGGACTGACCAGCGACTTGAGTCGCTTGGTCGCGTTTGCGTCATTCGTGCGTTCAATCGGTTTGGCGAAGCGATTGTAGAAATCGTTTTGCGATCCCAGGAAGTCGGGATTGAGAAATTGGAAAATGCTCCAGAGTTCGGTCAAGCGATTTTCGACCGGCGTGCCGGTGAGCGCGGCGCGCCATTCCGCGTTCGCGCCAATTTTGCGCGCGGCTTGCGCTTGCTTCGTCGTCGGATTTTTGATGTTCTGCGCTTCATCGAGAATTACGTCGCTCCAGGCGACTTGCGCGAGTTGTTCGACATCGCGATGCAACAGCGCGTACGAACTGAGCACGACATCCGCTTGCGCGGCGTGCTGGGCGAGTTCGGTTTTCTTGCGCGTCGCGCCGTGATGAATGTGCACGCGCAGATCGGGCGCAAAGCGCGACAACTCGCGTTCCCAGTTGCTGACAACCGAGGTCGGGCAAATGACGAGCGCGGGTTTGGTCTGGTCGCGTTGTACGCGTTCGGCGAGCAGAAAGGCAATCGTCGTCGGCGTCTTACCCAAGCCCATATCGTCCGCGAGACACGCGCCCAGTTCCCACTGGCGCAGAAACGCGAGCCAGGACAAGCCCGCCGTTTGATAGTGGCGCAACGTTCCGCGAAACGAACCCGGCGCGGCAATCGTCGCGAGTTTTTCGCCGCGCCCGAGTTGCTCGAGCAACTCGGCGATCCAGCCCTCCGCCGCGACACCGGTGACCGGCAAACCGACA
This genomic window from Chloroflexota bacterium contains:
- a CDS encoding winged helix-turn-helix domain-containing protein, yielding MPLAFANWTFAPSASRSDEENERWWQECYLPNPVESVLSSQAHWRLITGSMGSGRSVVLDALERHARQTALVLRYASSAWPGAQNVIKKDGNHLSQIMSLASLALQKILGDAPDKLDSLSTTQREFLRWLIEKFTGRRAYSRWLDGMSDDHAQMMRDVLFEDIYHTDTETLDIQGQIEELLGVSRRLGLQQVLIFSDVEHVLSQTQMENLEHLVTWLELMHHPGLTLIAALPAHLCDDKLRARTRGRVAIVPLQWTEEQSIEIANRHIRVSTNGAIQTIGELMTQRMSKRLAEIVDEEFEEPVPSAWVGLAQVLLQFASQYSLPLDVLHFDEVKREYFRKCLQLRPDPVPTHRGVWRGPKFIPLDVQPFRFLQTLCQTPGKAFDLEDPQLNDVAGSKGNVHTLARRIRKVIEPDPKQPIYLQNRRDEGYWVDGVKDS
- a CDS encoding SWIM zinc finger family protein encodes the protein MGYWGWYPKSKPRRQANGIKAQSGRQFGKTWWASKWLTALERLVDSGRLARGRSYARSGQVLNLDIKPGRVDSRVQGSMPKPYQVQVAIKPLSDKDWNRVADAMAEQAIFAAKLLSGEMPQNIEEAFASAKVNLFPASKGDLETECSCPDWSNPCKHIAAVYYLLGEQFDADPFLLFRLRGKSKDEIIAMLRARRSAPEPESESAQETTRKPRVPVEPVIPLEKYLDRFWEAEQDLADFQVRIEAPTVDAAPVKRLGAPGFWRDSKVDFIVLFARAYRGLSEVSLHAAMGEQDTER
- a CDS encoding DEAD/DEAH box helicase; translated protein: MGNDLRYWQVVAKFAFELLARQRIKPTLEKRNAQFLARWQPLVDEPSEQERLTRLTTYGALPPICRAIFRDDKHAKRDAPAPRDLLDNFLATTMDAFARANLDWGRYLPDAHKNIAEAWLDALGNETSIVEESTANLNAFYEQYRAWAEPIGTAHGDTFRICFRLDPPETANAEGIVTPKASARNWAVRYLLQANDDPSLLVPADAVWRERGNALKFLNRKFDAPQEHLLAGLGLASKMFAPIEASLRTARPEACALNVEQAYTFIRETAMLLQSSGFGVLIPGISSKLGVRVNLKSKKQSPQQKGGVASLTFDSVIQYDWQLALGGETLSREEFERLANLKVPLVQVRGQWVEIRPEQIEQAIKFWEKQKSTSEMSLQDALRLALSLEPTKTNVGLPVTGVAAEGWIAELLEQLGRGEKLATIAAPGSFRGTLRHYQTAGLSWLAFLRQWELGACLADDMGLGKTPTTIAFLLAERVQRDQTKPALVICPTSVVSNWERELSRFAPDLRVHIHHGATRKKTELAQHAAQADVVLSSYALLHRDVEQLAQVAWSDVILDEAQNIKNPTTKQAQAARKIGANAEWRAALTGTPVENRLTELWSIFQFLNPDFLGSQNDFYNRFAKPIERTNDANATKRLKSLVSPFILRRVKTDPNVISDLPQKNEMKVFCNLTKEQATLYEAVVRDSLKRIEEAEGINRRGIVLATLMKLKQVCNHPAQFLGDGSALVGRSGKLARLSEMLDEVRAVKDRALIFTQFAEMGTLLKAYLQETFGDEVLFLHGGVPAKARTKMIERFQDDPNGPLIFILSIKAGGTGLNLMRANHVFHFDRWWNPAVENQATDRAFRIGQTKNVQVHKYLCAGTFEEKIDAMIERKKVLAESIVGTSEAWITEMTTEQLRELFVLRAEVGD